The sequence AAACATGCGCCTTTCATCCTATTGGAGCCACTTTTATGCGAGACGTCAATCCTGGGGAAATGGTGGTGGTGGATGAAAGCGGTCTCAAGATCAAACAGATGGCGAAAGGGAATCAAAAGCTGGATATTTTTGAATTCGTCTATTTTTCTCGACCAGATAGCAATTTGCTAGGGAAATCCATTTATGAAGTGAGGAAAAATTTCGGTACTCGACTAGCCAAAGAATACAAAATCGAAGCAGACGTGGTCATACCCGTACCCGAGACGGCCATCCCTGTGGCTATTGGGTATGCCAAGGCTTCAGGTATTCCTTTTGAAATGGGCATCATCAAGAGTAGGTATATTCATCGCACTTTTATCGAACCCGAGCAACATATACGTGATCAAGGAGTAAAATTGAAATTGGCTCCATTGAGAGAGGCCATCGAAAATAAAAGAGTGATCGTGGTGGATGATTCTCTTGTGCGAGGGACCACTTCTCGCCAGATTGTCAAAATGCTTTTTGAGACGGGGGCTAAAGAAGTGCATTTTTTGGTCAGTTCGCCGCCAGTCAAATACCCAGATTTTTATGGCATTGACTTGCCACGCCAGAGCGATCTTTTGGCCTCAAAAATGTCTGTCGAAGAAATGAATAAATATCTGGGCTCCACCTCTCTGTGCTTTCTTTCCTATGAAGGAATGATCGAAGCGACCGGTCTGGATGAATCCCTATTTTGTACTTCATGTTTTAACGGCAAATATCCTATTGACCTAAAAGAAAAACAAAAGGAAGTTAAATATTAGCTAAAATTGGGAGAAAAATGTGTTAGACTACAGGCAAATATGGCTAATTCCTCAAATAAAAAAACCAAAAAAAAACAGCAAAGAAAAAAGCAAGTTTTATC is a genomic window of Candidatus Paceibacterota bacterium containing:
- the purF gene encoding amidophosphoribosyltransferase, yielding MKSSKKIFGEIEKIGEKCAVFGIYGKGLDVSRLTFFGLYALQHRGQESSGIASTDGQEIFCYKNTGLVAQVFNEEIIKNLGGHIAVGHNRYSTSSGADLEHAHPIEVADKTLTLVHNGNLPSVTLLVDFLKNKKVLDEAVASKMSDSMIITEAIHALVKEGKEIEQAIQEIFPLMTGSFSLLIMTKNKLIALRDQYGIRPLSIAKLNGGYVFASETCAFHPIGATFMRDVNPGEMVVVDESGLKIKQMAKGNQKLDIFEFVYFSRPDSNLLGKSIYEVRKNFGTRLAKEYKIEADVVIPVPETAIPVAIGYAKASGIPFEMGIIKSRYIHRTFIEPEQHIRDQGVKLKLAPLREAIENKRVIVVDDSLVRGTTSRQIVKMLFETGAKEVHFLVSSPPVKYPDFYGIDLPRQSDLLASKMSVEEMNKYLGSTSLCFLSYEGMIEATGLDESLFCTSCFNGKYPIDLKEKQKEVKY